From Juglans regia cultivar Chandler chromosome 6, Walnut 2.0, whole genome shotgun sequence, the proteins below share one genomic window:
- the LOC109000214 gene encoding disease resistance protein RPV1-like — MTTSSMASLQGASSSLSSASTSSIHPWSYDVFLSFRGKDVRQKFISHLYNALDKRGISTYIDDELEREEEISQALFQAIERSMISIIVLSRNYAESKWCLNEILKILECVRTIKQIILPIFYDVDPSDVRHQKKKFGEAFAKLKGRSEGKVELVLKWEAALEELANMSGLELKNYRKESELIQEIIRWVDFRVVNHTPLSVAKYPIGLESRIQDIYQHLSIGKNDIVCMLGIFGTGGIGKTTISKDIYNRISSQFEGSCFLKNIRETSKRAGGVIQLQNTLLSTILGISFDVSDIDRGINVIRHRLCSKRVLLILDDVDELVQIEKLAGDRAWFGSGSRIIITTRDQQLLKISEVDSECKLKNLDDNEALRLFSLHAFKKDEPLDDYVELSKQVIKYAQGLPLALIVLGSDLKGQSIYQWKIAIDKYKSFPNRNIQKVLLVSYEGLDDTEREMFLDIAFFVKGEPFAGVIKIFDSCGFSPVHGIQRLIDKCLITIEDEYVLMHDLLQNMGREIVRLESPKEPSKRSRLWFHEDIREVLEESTGTNKIEGMIIDMPKGEDVIRLSPKAFVQMKGLRVFINRNASFSSGPNYLSNKLRVLDWFEYPLQSLPPNFLGNRLIILKMRGSFLKELGMGFKFKNVTTITFDECNFLTKISDLSSISNLKELNARRCTSLVEVHDSVGHLDNLSHLSFFDCSNLEIFPTSLKLRSLHYLDLRGCSSFRDFPKIECEMRYLHTLNLAGTVVEELPVSIGNLTRLDHLILSGCKNLMRLPINSILQLQHLSQLGIGGCTNLVKKMGDDRQSILATDSTRMEDEISSSHEEQVHELAPPMNSRNGSSALQVLNLQNCFQSKSSFFPISSFFTVFNSSATLKFLYLSKSEFVSLPTSIKGFVALNYLYMWDCKKLEEVLELPPNIRFVNVQGCKSLERFPEVSKILEFNGSHIRSLQEINICGCDKMHEKIWNYKVPNSLLWKGHYDATVFPENEIPGWFRYQKEFLKNKIVKRGDNDFQLGKNEEWVINIEGPHYLKDISGIVVYAVVFYKEANYMDTIEDVEITSNSSNHVCRINLSEGFLSQFTLNYQFSSKITSLNLKYSEAVISSADKSSEFTFNKFPESRIWSYGKSNIWWNNCFLLRSISKMEKN, encoded by the exons ATGACCACTTCTTCCATGGCCAGCTTACAAGGAGCTTCTTCCTCGCTCTCTTCCGCTTCAACTTCTTCCATCCATCCGTGGAGTTACGATGTATTCTTGAGCTTTAGAGGTAAAGATGTTcgccaaaaatttatttctcatctatacAATGCTTTGGATAAAAGGGGAATCAGCACTTACATAGACGATGAGCTTGAAAGAGAAGAGGAAATTTCACAAGCACTTTTCCAAGCTATCGAAAggtcaatgatttctattatcGTACTCTCTAGAAACTATGCAGAATCTAAATGGTGCTTAAACGAGATATTGAAGATCCTTGAGTGTGTGAgaacaataaaacaaattattctaCCAATATTTTACGATGTAGATCCATCAGATGTAagacatcaaaaaaaaaaatttggagaaGCATTTGCTAAACTTAAAGGTAGGTCCGAGGGCAAGGTAGAACTAGTGCTGAAGTGGGAGGCAGCATTAGAAGAACTAGCCAATATGTCGGGGCTCGAATTAAAGAATTACAG GAAAGAGTCAGAACTTATCCAGGAAATCATTCGATGGGTGGACTTTAGAGTGGTAAACCATACACCTCTAAGCGTTGCCAAGTATCCAATTGGGTTAGAGTCTCGTATACAAGACATTTATCAGCATTTAAGTATTGGAAAGAATGATATTGTATGCATGCTAGGGATATTTGGGACCGGTGGAATTGGTAAGACAACTATTTCAAAAGATATCTATAACCGGATTTCTTCTCAATTTGAAGGaagttgtttcttgaaaaacattagagaaacttcaaaacGAGCAGGAGGTGTAATTCAGCTGCAAAATACACTTCTTTCTACGATCTTGGGAATAAGTTTTGATGTTAGTGATATTGACAGAGGCATCAATGTGATTAGGCATAGACTTTGCTCTAAAAGGGTTCTCTtaattcttgatgatgtggatgagTTGGTCCAAATAGAAAAGTTAGCTGGAGATCGTGCTTGGTTTGGTTCAGGAAGTAGAATCATtataacaacaagagatcaacaattattaaaaatctcTGAAGTTGATTCAGAATGCAAGTTGAAAAATTTGGATGACAATGAAGCTCTTCGGCTCTTTAGCTTGCATGCTTTTAAGAAAGACGAACCACTCGACGATTATGTGGAACTCTCTAAACAAGTAATAAAATATGCTCAGGGTCTTCCACTAGCTCTAATAGTGCTAGGTTCAGATCTAAAAGGTCAAAGTATATATCAATGGAAAATTgcaatagataaatataaaagcttTCCTAACAGAAATATTCAAAAAGTACTCTTAGTGAGCTATGAAGGATTGGATGATACTGAGAGGGAAATGTTCCTTGATATTGCATTTTTCGTTAAAGGAGAACCTTTTGCTGGtgtcataaaaatatttgatagtTGTGGTTTTTCTCCCGTTCATGGTATCCAGAGACTTATAGACAAGTGTCTTATTACTATTGAAGATGAATATGTTCTGATGCATGACTTGCTACAAAATATGGGTCGAGAAATTGTTCGACTAGAATCACCCAAAGAGCCGAGCAAACGTAGTAGATTGTGGTTTCATGAGGATATCCGTGAAGTGTTGGAAGAAAGTACG GGTACAAACAAAATCGAAGGCATGATAATAGATATGCCTAAAGGCGAGGACGTGATTAGGTTGAGTCCCAAAGCATTTGTACAGATGAAAGGACTTAGAGTGTTTATCAATCGTAATGCAAGTTTTTCAAGTGGACCTAATTATCTCTCCAACAAGTTAAGAGTTCTTGATTGGTTTGAATATCCTCTTCAATCTTTGCCACCCAATTTTCTTGGAAATAGGCTCATTATATTGAAAATGCGTGGTAGCTTCTTGAAGGAGTTAGGCATGGGATTCAAGTTTAAG AACGTGACAACTATaacttttgatgaatgtaaCTTCTTAACAAAAATCTCGGATCTTTCAAGCatctcaaatttgaaggaattgAATGCCAGAAGGTGTACAAGTTTAGTTGAGGTGCATGATTCCGTCGGACACCTGGATAATCTTTCTCATTTGAGTTTTTTTGATTGCTCTAACCTCGAAATTTTTCCAACAAGTCTCAAGTTGAGATCTTTACACTACCTTGATCTTCGTGGTTGCTCAAGCTTTCGTGACTTTCCTAAAATCGAGtgtgaaatgagatatttacaTACATTGAATCTAGCTGGCACTGTAGTGGAAGAACTACCTGTATCCATTGGAAACCTCACTAGACTTGATCATTTAATTCTAAGTGGTTGCAAAAACCTTATGCGTCTCCCAATTAACAGCATTCTTCAATTGCAACATTTAAGCCAGCTTGGGATTGGTGGTTGTACAAATCTGGTAAAGAAGATGGGGGATGATAGACAATCCATTCTAGCTACTGATTCTACTAGAATGGAAGATGAGATATCATCAAGTCATGAAGAACAAGTCCATGAATTGGCGCCTCCAATGAATTCACGCAATGGGAGCAGTGCATTACAAGTGTTGAATCTTCAAAATTGTTTCCAATCAAAATCAAGTTTCTTTCCAATATCAAGTTTCTTTACGGTGTTTAATTCCTCAGCtactttgaaatttttatatctatCGAAAAGTGAATTTGTTAGTCTTCCCACAAGCATCAAAGGATTTGTTGCACTCAATTACCTCTACATGTGGGATTGCAAGAAACTTGAAGAAGTCTTAGAACTTCCACCAAATATAAGATTTGTAAATGTTCAGGGATGCAAGTCGTTAGAAAGATTTCCAGAAGTATCAAAAATATTGGAATTCAATGGAAGCCACATCAGATCGCTACAAGAGATTAATATTTGCGGCTGCGACAAAATGCATGAGAAGATTTGGAATTATAAAGTGCCAAATTCATTACTATGGAAG GGACACTATGATGCCACTGTGTTTCCAGAAAATGAGATTCCAGGGTGGTTTCGGTATCaaaaagagtttttaaaaaataaaattgttaagaGAGGGGATAATGATTTCCAACTGGGGAAAAATGAAGAATGGGTAATAAATATTGAGGGGCCACACTATTTGAAGGATATAAGTGGAATTGTAGTATATGCAGTTGTGTTTTATAAAGAAGCTAACTACATGGATACCATTGAAGATGTTGAGATAACAAGTAATAGTTCCAATCATGTATGCCGTATCAATCTTTCTGAAGGG TTTCTCTCCCAATTCACACTTAATTACCAGTTTTCATCGAAGATCACTTCTTTGAATCTCAAGTATTCCGAAGCAGTGATATCGTCTGCAGACAAGTCCTCGGAGTTCACCTTTAACAAATTCCCAGAATCTAGGATTTGGTCTTATGGCAAGAGCAACATATGGTGGAACAACTGCTTCCTCCTGCGTAGTATTTCGAAGATGGAAAAGAATTAG